The Phragmites australis chromosome 1, lpPhrAust1.1, whole genome shotgun sequence genomic interval CCCGGTGGCATGACTTGGGTGTTCCCGGCTACCCTAATTGCAGATAATATATGTTCTTTATACTTCCCAGTGTGGAGCATcccgtccaagcaaatgatgggtcgacagtgcCTAAATGCCTATATGGTTGCCACAAATGCAAAAAAAGAACGTTGCAATACTCACATTCCAGACACTTCACTCGAGAGGTAATGCATAATGTCAAAGTAACTTCTAAGGTTTCTCGCAtatattgtggctagttgacATGGTAAGTTGTCATATGGTGCTTCGTATGACCCAAAcatcatctcaatagccttatGTCTCCCTTCATGCCTTGGCGTAGCTTATTGTGTACTAGAAAATTTCCTCAATAGCACAGATTATTGATCatggctcatactttaggttgCTCACAATCTCTCCGTGCATAGCATTGGtaacaaaagcagatgacaggttaTAGTGgaagaactctatttcctcaatgttaCAGTTATACTCCCTAACTATTGAGCCCGCCACggacaatcaggcaccaaacacttgacgtcgtactcccttttgcttgacttcacaaccttgagtTGCCTCCGAAGAGATAGCGACCAatatttcactgcatcaataacatcCTCCTTATTAGGAtacatagcaccctgggacacctcattctcatgatattcccacggTATCCGATGACCCTCATTgaccactagctttgaaaagtcctgattcctccactctgtaGGAACAGGAGCACtttcctcctcgtcggatgaatcctcatcgacaatggcttcctcgagctccttatcctccctctccatcttTTCAATTATGTTAAAGATGTGCTCCCCCTTATCGGATACaaccctcggttgcatctcctACACATCCCCAACGTCCTGCTCGTCTCCCAAAGTTATtgagtttgcttcatccaccaatacctaacttgttcctgctactgcttccccacatttatctctgttggatccttctgatGTGCCTCAACTAGTAGCATAAGAGGGAGACCATGTTCACATGTTATATCTAcgtactgcctccaagtagctGTCGCATTAATTGGGACGAGCTCCCCGACATACCCCTAAGTAGCACGActtagcacagctctcagcttaagcttATGGTGCTTGAGATCCAGTTGAAAATTGCGCATCAGACACTTGCACGCGCCCACtgtggtcctctcattggctctactaagtccatTCATGACATTATAAAATCCCGAGAGATTTACACCGCTAGGACCATAACCAATCGGACCTTcatcataatatatctgaaaacaTAGCTTATCAAACATACCTGGAATCCAAAAATATGTCCAACATTAATACCGGAAccctatatttctaattatcgaaGCTCTGGCAAAATTACCGGAACTGATGATCATCTAATAATACGtttagttcactacaatcaatattgctcctaagcaaactaaccaatttaaactaattaaacccaTCTACTTAATAATTtataattatctataattattacctacGTCACTATTTTGTAAAGTCTAGATAATCAAAATTATCGTACTCTAAATACAATTATGCATCTGATGGTTATCCTACTATGTTAAAAtagatctttacaatatactacaaaagacagAAAAACCTTATTTTAATGTAACTACTGTTATATCGCTAAACCCTAAATCTAGtaatattttaattactaataaaaatgaAAGTCTAGAAAAACTACCGAAAACCGAGATCTAAAACGTCATCGAGCTCCTaatccttcctctcctctcctccccctctctttcttttttttctggattaaaatgatcattttaattgaatttcaATCTTTTTATAGAGGCTAACCGGGGGGCGAGCGCGCGGGCTAACCACACCCTGAGAGAGCGGCAGTGCCTAACTGCCCTCTCATGGGGCAGTAAGGGGCGGTGACACTAGAGGTGGggtctaaccgccctctcaggggcggtAAGGGTGGCGTGGGCCTAACCACCCTATGAGAGTGCGGTAAACATGCTTACCGTCCTTTAAAAAAGTTGTAACTCTTTAagatatatttttgtaaatatttatattaaaaatacagACTTTTAAGAGTGTTAGACGTCTATTCCCATAAATATTTCCattcaagatatatttatttatattgaaaaatgtaaaaaaaaaaaatcagcaattGCTTTGGTAGTGGCACTGGGCGGCCTGTGTTGGATGGCAAGCTCGCCGTTTGGGGTGCTGGACTGTTGGTGTTGGCTGGCACATACGAGTATGACCTTTTGGGAAAAGATGAGCCCAGTGGGAAAACAATGAGCCCAAAAGTGTGCGGATGCATAGATGCGTAGGGATGAAAAACGGACGGCGTTTGATCCGttttctacaatttttttttgactatttttgaatttttcaggATTTACGTGGAAATGGGATGAAAACGATTTTGCTATTTTTGCAATCGTATTTTTTAATCAGTAATTTTCTGTTTTTCaattgagatcaaacttcacaaatcacaatataCCCTTGATTCCAAGTCCAGCCGACCAGCCCAAATACCACTCATATCTCAAACTTCATCCAGACCCTAGTGGTACAGTCTCTGTTGGTTGCCGACCTGTCGATGTCGTAAAAGCTCCTGTGCCTGTGCCGCCTCCAACCTTAGTATTTGTGTGGTTGTGTGTTGCGTTGAGTACTTGAGTTACGACATGATGGCTGTTACTACGTGGTCTATCTATGTATAGTATAAATTAATTATGTGCTGTGTAACCTACTCTTGAAGGAAACTTGGAATTTCCAATGCCATAGCTGCAACAGAAGGGCAGGACTACATTTGCTGGTCTTATCACAAGCAGGCCTGCATGCAAGGTTCGACACAACGGCGGTGATATCTATGACGAACCCTAGAGAGGATTCAAtcatgaaggagaagaagagatagaTGATCACGGGAAAAAGAGGGATTCCACAGGAAACATTCCCGGTTTTCGGTCTTTCTGCATTCAGTTCATCGTCAGAGTTCTCAGTTCATCCATGACTCCTATTTAACAGCAAAGCATTCCTGTGTAACATTCCCGCGCACGCGACGGCCCAGCCCACTGGACAACGCACACACCCGACCCTCATACTGTCCAGGCCCAGCAAGATCTTGACAATCTCCCCCACTTAAGGAGCGGCTTGACCTCAAGCCGACAATGAAGCAGACCTCTACGGCGAGCTCCCTTGATCCACCCATATCGTCATGTTGCCCAGTAATCCGCGCCATTTGACTAGCACCTGAGGAATAGTAAGCTTCCCTCGTTTGATGACTTTACGATCCAAAACAGCTTCTGGAACATGAGTAGCTTGCAAAATAGCAATGGCTAGAGGTGGAGCTGAACTTACAGTGATGTTAGAGCTGACAACACGTTTGAGGAGAGATACATGAACAACTGGATGGATTTGAGTGCCTGGTGGTAACTGGAGTTTGTATGCCACAGCTGCAACTTTAGAGATAACCTTGTAAGGACCATAGCATCGAAATGCCAACTTCTGATTGGAGCGGTTGGCCACAGAGGTTTGGATATATGGTTGAAGTTTCAGGTAAACCATGTCACCCTCTTCAAATGAACGTTCAGTTCTACGGTGATTAGCTTGTTGTTTCATCCTATGTTGAGCCCGAGACAGTTGTTGTTGAAGGAGCTGTTGCATGACTTCTCTTTCCTTGAGCCAGGAAGACAGATCAGGCACATTGCAATCAAAGATTTGCAACAGTCCAAAATCTCTGGGTTTCCTGCCATATATGACCTCAAAAGGTGTGGAAGCCAAAGCAGAATGATAAGAAGTGTTATACCAATATTCGGCAAGATGAAGCCAATGAGACCAATTCTTAGGACAATCATGTATTGAACACCTTAAGTAAGCTTCAAGACATTGATTAACCCTCTCGGTTTGGCCATCCGTTTGAGGGTGATAAGAGGAACTCATTTGGAGTTGTATATTGGCTAACCTGAATAGTTCTTGCCAAAGTGTGCTTGTGAAGATTCTATCTCGGTCATGTCTTTGGTGAATGGATCAGTGGCATAGCTTTGAACAATAGTGTCTAGCCAGGAAGGTTTGCACATAGACAATGCTACCACTTCAAAATCTGCAGTGAGAGGTTTTCTTGAAAGAGCATCAGCAACTTTGTTGTATTGGCCTTGCTTGTACTGACTATGATAATGCAGACCCATCAGTTTTGTTAGAGCTCTTTGTTGGATAGGAGTGTAGACTCATTTTTCTGATAAATGAATGAGGCTTTTATGATCAGTTCTTATGAGGAATTTAGCATGTTGTAAGTAAGCCCTCCAATGATCAATTGCTAAAAGTATTGCCAAACATTCTTTCTCACAAGCTGCTAAACCTTGTTTTTTTTGCACTGAGAGATTTGCTCAAATAAGCTATGGGGTGACCatcttgcatcaaaacagcCCCAATCCCCTTATCACTAGCATCTGTTTCCATCACAAACTGTTTAGTGAAATTAGGCAAAGCCAAAACTGGGGTTGTGGTCAGTCTACTCTTGAGTTCAGAAAATGCTTGAGCAGGAACTGGAGTCCACACAAatatagaattatttttaaGGAGATCAGTTTAAGGGTTTGCTAATCAAGCCATAATCCTTGACAAACTTCCTATAGTAGACATTCTGCCCAAGAAAACTTCTTAATTCCTTAATTGATTTTGGTGTAGGCCAAGACTGACTCTCTGCTATCTTATCTCCTGGAGAAACCCCTTGAGCTGAGATGATGTGACCCAGGTAAGAAACTTGCTGTTTTGCAAACATACACTTCTCCAGTTTTACCTTGAGACAATGAGCATCAAGAAGTTCAAATACTTGTCTAACATCTTGAACATGGGCTGATATGGTAGGTTTGTAAATGAGtatatcatcaatgaaaaccAAAGCACGTTTTCTGAGGAGGGGTCCTAAGATTTCATTCATAGCACATTGAAATGTTGCTGGAGCATTACACAAGCCAAAAGGTATCACTCTAAACTCAAAATGACCATGGTGAGTTTGAAAAGCTGTTTTCATTTCATCATTCTCTTGCAGCCGAAATTGATGATATCCTGCCCTAAGGTCCAACTTAGTGAACCACTTCGCACTAGCTAACTCATCCAAGAGTTCATCTACTATGGGAAGAGGAAATTGGTTTTTGATTGTAATGGCATTCAAATGCCTGTAATCAACACATAATCTCCATCCttcatctttcttctttacTAACAACACAGGAGAGGAGAAAGGACTAGTACTTGGTTTGGTAAGTCTTGCTTGGAGCATTTCTTTTACTTGATGTTCAATCTCAGTATTCTGTGTTGGATTGTGTCTATAGGATCTGATGTACATCGGTTGAGTACCTGGGATCAAGGGGATATGATGGTCCCATGATCTGTGTGGTGGTAAGGTCTGAGGATCCTCAAATAGACTGGAATACTGCTGAATCAATTGGTGGATTGGCTCTGGAATAGGGTCTTCAAATTGGGCACATGTGGAACATAATTGGACCACATGGTGAACTACATTCGTGTGTAATAATTTCTGTAAATctgaagaagagagaagagagcagctgTCCAACTTTGGTATCACACCATGCAAAGAGGTCAGAGCACCCTTATATTGGAAGGATACACGTTTCTTGTCCCATTCATGGACCATGGGACTATGAGTCtccaaccaatccattcccaaaACTATGTCATACCCTCCCAACTGTAAAATTCTGAAATTGGTCTGAAAGGAATGGCCCTGCACTCACCAATCACAATCTAGAATCAGTTGAGTGCAAGAGAGAGTCTCACCATTGGCCACTCTGATAGAAATTGGAGAGATCGGGATTTTGAGTCTTTGCAGTTGGTTGGCAATCTTGTCACTGATGAAACTATGTGTGCTACATGAGTCCAGAAGTAATAAGACTTCCTTATCATCAATAAATCCCCAAAGTCGAATGGAACGAGGACCTTCTATTCCATTTAGAGCTACCACCGAAATAACCATTAGAGATTCATCCAAGTCAGCTTCTAACTGATGATCGGTGGAGAGTGCTTCAGTGCCTTGCAATAGCTCCCAAAGCTCCTCTACAACATGTAACTGAACATTAGCCGCACATCGATGGCCTGGAATCCATTTCTCTCCACATTTGAAACATAACCCTCTCACCTTTCTGTATGCACGAAGGGTGGACAGCTTGTCATCAGGTGAGCGGTGATCTGTCGTTCGAACTCCCTCAACTCCTCTTTTATCTGACGCTGGTCCTTCAGAAGATGAGCATCCAGAAGCCAGAGAAGGAGAAAAACCCATATGCTTAACACTAGGTCTACTGTTGAAAGAGTGTTCAGAGTGACTGCGAGTAGTGACAAGGGCACCCTCCTGAATCGTTGCCAAAGAATAGGCAGTATCCAAGTCACGGGGACGATGCAAGATGATCATAGTGCGGATATCCTCTCTCAAACCATCAACAAAATGTGTTGTAAAGAAAATAGGGTCATATGATGGATTGTGAGAAAGAATCTGATGCATGAGCGGTTCAAATTGAGACATGTATTCAGCCACTGAGTTCACTTGCTTCAAATCAAAGAGAAGGCGAAGAAGCTCTTGATACTGATTGCAAACAAAGCGATCAATCAACCGTGTGCAGAAATCATTCCAAGATGAGAATTCTGACTGAGCTTGTAACCACAACACAGCTGGTCCTGTGAAATGGTACGTCGCCAACTTCACCCAGAAATCCACATGAATTGCATATACTGCATAATAATCTTCGCACTTCCGCTTCCAAAATTGGGGTGCCTCACCATCAAAACATGGGAAATCCAATTTCAGCATGTGATTACCGAATTGAGAGGAAGTACTAGAAATGGTAAGAGCAGGTGTTTGTGCAGACATCGGAATCCAGTGGGATTGGACGAATTTGAGATGCGTCGGCGTACCTGTGACCGGGGTTGGCAAGAGAGTCATGACCGATCTGTATGCCTGTCCCCGGTGCTCATGATCATGGCGGTGGCCATTAGGCCCGAGATGCAAGTGTGGTGTATGCATCCCTGAGAGCGATGTCATCGTTGAGTCAACGCTGGTGCCAACACCTCTGGTGGTGATGGAACCGTGGTGACCGGCGGTGGAGCGGTGGGGTGTTGTAGCTGGTGGACCTATTGTTGAAGATCAACGATGACATGTTTCAGATCCTCCACCTTGTTCTCCAACGGCTTCCACACCTCGACCAGCCGCTGGATGGCCTCCAACGATTGCTGGTGTTCGAGTCAATCAGCTTCCGCCTTATTCCTATCCTCGTTGTAATGCTTGAGGAAGTTCGCAAACTAATTCTCTTGCGCCATGATCTGCTGCTGATATCGTGATGTGTAGCGAGGCTTTGTGTATGGATTCTCGTCGGATGGCTTGGAGGTCGCTAGAACGCCCGATTCGACTCGAGCAATATGTCGAATGACTGGTGGTGAGAGGGGTGGTGGTGTGAATTGAGGATAAACCtgactctgataccagatgtgaCGAACCCTAAAGAGGATTCGAtcatgaaggagaagaagagatagCTGATCATGGGAAAAGAGGGATTTCACGGGAAACATTCCTGGTTTTCGATCTTTCTGCATTCAGTTCATCGTCAGAGGTCTCAGTTTGTTCACGACTCCTATTTAACAGCAAAGCATTCTGGCGATAATATCCCGCGCACGCGATGGCCCAGCCCACTAGACAACGCACACACCAGGCCCTCATACTGTCCAGGCCCAGCAAGGTCTTGACAATATCTTATCTAAATGTTGAGAAACAGACGCATGGGGCCGGATCTCGTAGGCGCCGGTTTGCCGTGGCGCCATGGACACCCATAGCTTAGATCACGCCATGGTAAGAGAGATGGCATTCAAGGTGAGAGATAGACATGGCCGGAAAAACAAATCATGTCCTAAAAAAAGATTCTCCTTGTCGTCTTTTACGGAGATTCGCCTCGTTAGTCGTTGGTTGTTAGAAGTTAGAACCACCTCGCGAGGTCAGATCGGACGCTCCGGCTCGATTTTGCCTATCGAAATCAGCGCCCAGGATAAACTCGCGATCATCATGGCAACAACCCGCTCCGTCGCTCCGACATCCGCTCCTTAAAACCCTAAACCAGCCGTCATTCTAGGGCAGCATGCAAGCCAGCAACAAACAATCGGAGCAAGCAAACGTCCGTAGGCCGGTGGGAAATGGACGGGCAAGCAGCGAGGAGACACGACGGTGAGCACGACACCCTCGCTCTGACCCTCGGATCCATCTACGCCGCCGCCTCAACAACGActcggcccccggccgagccgTCCGCCCCGGCAGCAAGCCACGGGACGCCGAGGACGGACGCCCGGCGCCGTTTCCGTGGGCGACGGAGCGGCCCGCGCAGCACGACACGCAGGAGAGCCTGCTGCGCCGGCCGCCGGGGCGTCACGTCCGTCGAGGGCGGGCGCGGTGCAAGCGCTGCGGCGCCAGGAAGGCCATCGCGTACGACCTGgagtccaagttccgggaggTGCGCGACTTCGTCTCCGCGAACCGGCACGCCATGCACGACCGCGCGCTGGACGCGTGGATGTTCCCCGCGCTGCCGCACTGCGACGCGTGCGGGCACAAGGGCGTCGTGTCGCCGGAGATCGCCACCGAGAAGCGCGAGATCAACTGGCTGTTCCTGCTCCTGAGACAGATGCTCGGCTGCTGCACGCTGGAGCAGCTCAGGTACTTCTGCATGAACACCGGCAGAAACCGCAGTGGCGCCAAGAACAGGGTGCTCTACTACGCGTACATTGTGCTGTGCAGCCAGCGTGAGCCGTTCGATGGAACGGTGCGGGAACGGGAACCCGTCGTCCTGCAGGTCTAGATCGATCTATCAGTAGCGCCAGATAGATTTTGAGGGCGTCTGTCGTTTTTGTTGATCCTTGATCCTGTAGTTTCGATTGAAAAAGACGGATTCTGAGTAATCAAAGAATAATAGTGTTTGCTTCGTGAATGTTAGATGGTTAATGGTTATTCGTTGGTTTTACCAAAGACCGATTAAATTTCATGTTCTTCTAATGAGCATGTACTGTCTGATTATTTGTGTCACCAGTATTACCTACCGACATGTCTCTGTTCCTCTATTAGTCTTTGatattacatatttatttatttttagaatttcatAGCCTCAGAGAGTTATTTAATATTTTGTAGCCTCGTAGAACTTGGATAGGTGAAGTTGTTCCCCGGTGACTCAACCACAATTACCGCCCTTCTAAGGGTTGGTTTCCAACTATTTTTCATATACGGCAACGTGATATCATGTGATGCAgaagctataatttttattccAAAAGCTAGAATAATTGTATTATTCTGTAGTCTGAAAAGGATCTTTTCTATATGCCATTCGCTTGTGGCTTCCCAGCAGCTTGCTCACATCAGAGCAGGTCCGAGTTCCGACACATCTCGGGGAGAAAATGAATCCTCTACTTCCAATACTCAGTAACTGCACACGTAGAATCAATCTAATctataataattaaaaaaatctaaaacacaaataatagaagattaggtgtatttttagtatatatgaaaaacaaatattaaattttatgtatgaaaggaaaataataggagattaaatgtattttttgaaAGAATAAACGAGATCTAATTTTACACGGTGGTTATTTGATCAGTTCGAGTGGACAGTGAAGATCGTCCAAATACGTCACAACTGGTGTATTATGATCTTGTTTGGCAGAGTTCAGTTCCGGGCTCCACATCAGATCTTGTGTTTATATATTAAGATAAAGTGATTCAAGtctatatttttaaactaaaataaaaatataataactTACTCAAATATTCTCAATATATCTACCATTTCAGCTCTGCAAATTTTTAGAGATACAAATATCTAGCTctaaacaaacaggacctataTACGAGTATAGATTCCAAAACACTTAAGCTGTAGAGACGTGTAGATCGGGCCCGCGCCAAGTCGCGGCTTCTACCGGGCGGGTCGATCCCATGATCAACTGGTCTAGCCTCAAGACGATGGGCCAGCCAGCAAAAAAGTACACAAAGCCTATGACCCACCTAATCGGCCCAACTAGTATTTTGGGCCTTGGCCTATGCCAGCCAACCCGAATcaaggagtttttttatttttatatttcctaatataaaaatttatttaaatatatctcGAACGAAAAGATTTACGAAAATAATCGACTAAGCCGAACAGTAACCCGTGGTAAATAGTACTCTAAAGTTCAATTTCCTACGGTACCTTTTGTgttcaaaacagtgatgttctattactctaaaaattctaaaactttttatgcatgtttcataattcatgtgcaaataaaattcaccaaaaatcatgtgtataatttaaactaaaattctaaaaaaaaatactacttttataatttctagcaactgttagggcctcaaataaatttgtaaaaatctggtaaaattcactaatattcttcttatgtgatatgataatttttaaaataattttcagCCCTaaattatatggtaaaaaagagGATTCTTTTGTAATGcactatttatatgtatttttataatttcatgtgacattcttgttttaacttaatttgaattcaaacatatataaacctagtgctaaaaataattttaaaaattatcacaacatataagaagaatattagtgaattttaacagtttttaagaaatttatttgatgccctaacaattgctacaGTTATAAAcgtagtttttttagaattttagtatAAATTTTACGTAGAATTTTtgagtgaattcaattaaaatatgttgcacatagattatggaatATAAAAAAGTTTTAAGATTTTGGAGCAATGTAATATCACTGTTTTTAATAGAGAAGGAATTGATTGTTCACGGCGGGGCACTGTTCATGCACTGCCCATGCCAGCCAGACGTCTCATTCACAGATACGCGGCCCCAAGCTGCCTCCTTCCCCAGATCGCCGCGAAATTGTTCCGCCAGGAACGACCGGACCGGTCAAATTCGAACTGCCGTCCGTCGCGCCGCCCAGTGTTGGCCACCCACTCTTCTTgaaccggcggcggcgggtgagGGTTTCTCCGCCATTTGCCGTGTCCTCCTCGCCCTCGTCgatttttctttggaaaaagGGTGCCCCGCATGTAGACAGCGAAACCTCTGCTACTTTTTAGAGCCCGCGCGCGTGGGCGGTTTCTTCCATTCTGTCGCATGGTATCGGAGGACATTGCAGAAGGGAAAGGAGggaaacgagagagagagacgccATACGTTGGTATGTTCCCCATATGAGTCTGTTCCTGCATGTGCCTACTGTGGTATTGGCGATTGCTCATGCCTCATGGTCGTGTTCTCTTGCAGCCGTGCCGGGGGAGGAGAGCGCGGGCAGGAGCCCAAAGCGGGGGTTCTGTTGCGGATAGCTTCGTGGAAGGTTTGAATTTGATGTCTCGTCTCTTCCGTATCTCCTGTGGAGTTGAGGTGGTTAACTCCCGCGCGTAATGTCTAGAACCGGGGGTGGCAAAGCATCGAGCGCCTGGCGTGCGTCTCGGTGCCACCGGTAGATGACTCATGTCCTTTTCGTGGTGGGAGGGGTTGCCAAGAACCAGTTCCTTGCTGCCCCTCCTTGCTTCTTGCAACGGCCGCTTAGTATGTCATTTGCAGCAATTGTACCGTCTAGGCATACTTGCGTGCATGATGGCGAGGAATTGATCCCAGTTGTCCCTTCTGCCCATGTTTTTCTTCAGTTAGCCCAAGGTTTCAATATGTCATCACATTTGCTGTTTAGATTGGAAAATAAATTAATGGAATTACTAGTCATGGTAATCTGTCGCATATTAGATGTTGCATGGTTTCACTTGCAAGGTTGATAGACTCTCGCATAAATCATACCATGATATTTACTTTGATTACATCAATGCCCTCATCCAGTCATCCTTGTTTATAAAACTACAGCGTTGCTATGTTTTTCTGCTTCTGTCTCACCATCTTAATTGGTCATGATGCCGCTGAATGTGCCTCAGGGAGCATTTGAGGAGTTGTGACATTAGTTACCAAGCTTTTGGTGAAATAAAGTTGATTTCAGGTCGGCCTAGTGCCTACTGTACTTCCCTC includes:
- the LOC133884736 gene encoding uncharacterized protein LOC133884736; translated protein: MVQQLIPKEGQNQYKLWYKSSAVLGAVWLLASGGGMVSGSPFAQFVALAAAGSAGFQAAVTGCLAVELPIACAFERAEEILLRRFVAPPVVWWPSGSSRHPRSDPRIHLRRRLNNDSAPGRAVRPGSKPRDAEDGRPAPFPWATERPAQHDTQESLLRRPPGRHVRRGRARCKRCGARKAIAYDLESKFREVRDFVSANRHAMHDRALDAWMFPALPHCDACGHKGVVSPEIATEKREINWLFLLLRQMLGCCTLEQLRYFCMNTGRNRSGAKNRVLYYAYIVLCSQREPFDGTVREREPVVLQV